The following coding sequences lie in one Alphaproteobacteria bacterium genomic window:
- a CDS encoding ParB/RepB/Spo0J family partition protein: MTADHQADNADPHDTGPDDWLSRLVHAPAGAVVTSRDRVAPGEPAGAPPEAPGVATPTAVQAPPPALAAAAADSPGPGDAVVEVPVDAIAPNPDQPRRSFDEDELAALAASIAAQGVIQPVVLRPRTGDAGPYQLVAGERRWRAARIAGLATVPAVVRSLDDSRMAEVALVENIQRADLPPLEEAQAYQLLLDRHGYTQDDLARRVGKSRSHVAHMLRLLRLPEAVRAMLHDGRLSVGHARLLVSAADPEGLAGLVVARGLTVRQTEELLKRADRPAAMTPAAMAPAPTAVLEDWAGRLGAALQRPVTLKPGRKGGSVVIRYDTEADLAAILRRMGG, translated from the coding sequence ATGACCGCAGACCATCAGGCCGACAATGCCGATCCGCACGACACCGGCCCCGACGACTGGCTGAGCCGGCTCGTCCACGCGCCGGCCGGCGCGGTGGTGACTTCGCGCGACCGCGTCGCCCCCGGCGAACCGGCTGGCGCGCCGCCCGAAGCGCCGGGCGTCGCGACGCCGACTGCCGTCCAGGCGCCGCCGCCGGCGCTGGCCGCGGCCGCCGCCGACAGTCCCGGCCCGGGCGACGCCGTGGTCGAGGTGCCGGTCGACGCGATCGCGCCGAACCCGGACCAGCCGCGGCGCAGCTTCGACGAGGACGAGCTTGCGGCGCTGGCCGCGTCGATCGCCGCCCAGGGCGTGATCCAGCCGGTGGTGCTGCGTCCGCGCACCGGCGATGCCGGCCCCTACCAGCTTGTCGCCGGCGAGCGGCGCTGGCGCGCTGCCCGGATCGCCGGCCTCGCCACGGTGCCGGCGGTCGTCCGCAGCCTGGACGATAGCCGCATGGCCGAGGTGGCGCTGGTCGAGAATATCCAGCGCGCCGACCTGCCGCCGCTGGAGGAGGCGCAGGCCTACCAGCTGCTGCTCGACCGGCACGGCTACACCCAGGACGACCTGGCCCGCCGCGTCGGCAAGAGCCGCAGCCACGTCGCCCATATGCTGCGGCTGCTGCGCCTGCCCGAGGCGGTGCGCGCCATGCTGCACGACGGCCGGCTCAGCGTCGGCCACGCCCGGCTCCTGGTCAGCGCGGCGGACCCCGAGGGGCTGGCCGGGCTGGTGGTCGCCCGCGGCCTCACCGTGCGGCAGACCGAGGAATTGCTGAAGCGCGCCGACCGCCCGGCGGCCATGACGCCCGCCGCCATGGCGCCTGCGCCCACGGCCGTTCTCGAGGACTGGGCCGGACGCCTCGGCGCCGCCTTGCAGCGCCCGGTGACGCTGAAGCCGGGCCGAAAAGGTGGCAGCGTGGTAATTCGTTATGACACCGAGGCGGATCTGGCCGCTATACTGCGTCGCATGGGCGGCTGA
- a CDS encoding TIGR03364 family FAD-dependent oxidoreductase translates to MTSYDVAIVGAGIVGLAHARAAALRGKRVVVFDRDARANGASIRNFGFITVTGQAAGDCWAMARHTRDVWAEVAAAAGIPILHDGLVVTARRPEAEAVIDAFMATDMAAGCRRLSPAAAAVLVPALRTGAVTAALHSPHELRVESAQALPRLAAWLAEAHGVAFRWATHVHAVAAPRIETSRGPFAAETVVVCPGDDFHGLFAGRIAGYGVTRCKLQMLRVAPAAPVRLGAAVMSDLGLARYRGYADLAQAAPLKARLDAEQADHRAAGVHLIVVQSADGTLVVGDSHVYAPTPDPFAAAAVDDLILDEMDRVLDLGARSVAARWIGTYASADDRWRLTDRPDDATRIVIVTCGAGASTAFAIGEETVAGLYD, encoded by the coding sequence TTGACCAGTTATGACGTGGCCATCGTCGGCGCCGGCATCGTCGGGCTGGCCCATGCCCGTGCCGCCGCGCTGCGCGGCAAGCGCGTCGTCGTGTTCGACCGCGACGCCCGCGCCAACGGCGCCTCGATCCGCAACTTCGGCTTCATCACGGTCACGGGCCAGGCCGCCGGCGACTGCTGGGCGATGGCACGGCATACGCGCGACGTTTGGGCCGAGGTGGCCGCGGCAGCGGGAATCCCGATCCTGCACGACGGGCTCGTGGTGACGGCGCGCCGGCCGGAGGCCGAGGCGGTGATCGACGCTTTCATGGCCACCGACATGGCGGCGGGTTGCCGCCGGCTGTCGCCCGCCGCGGCGGCGGTGCTGGTGCCGGCGTTGCGCACCGGCGCCGTCACCGCCGCGCTGCATTCGCCGCACGAACTGCGCGTGGAATCGGCGCAGGCGCTGCCGCGGCTGGCCGCCTGGCTGGCCGAGGCGCACGGCGTCGCCTTCCGCTGGGCCACCCATGTGCACGCGGTCGCGGCGCCGCGGATCGAGACCTCGCGGGGTCCCTTCGCCGCGGAAACGGTCGTCGTCTGCCCCGGCGACGACTTCCATGGCCTGTTTGCCGGGCGGATCGCCGGTTATGGCGTCACCCGCTGCAAGTTGCAGATGCTGCGCGTCGCCCCAGCGGCGCCGGTCCGGCTCGGTGCCGCGGTGATGTCCGACCTCGGGCTCGCCCGCTACCGCGGCTACGCCGACCTGGCGCAGGCGGCGCCGCTGAAGGCTCGGCTCGACGCGGAACAGGCCGACCACCGCGCCGCCGGCGTGCACCTGATCGTGGTGCAGTCGGCCGACGGCACGCTGGTGGTCGGCGACAGCCATGTCTATGCGCCGACGCCCGACCCGTTCGCCGCCGCCGCCGTCGACGACCTGATCCTCGACGAGATGGACCGCGTGCTCGACCTCGGCGCCCGCAGCGTCGCCGCACGCTGGATCGGCACCTATGCCAGCGCCGACGACCGCTGGCGGCTGACCGACCGGCCCGACGATGCCACCCGCATCGTCATCGTCACCTGCGGGGCCGGCGCCTCCACCGCCTTCGCGATCGGCGAGGAGACCGTCGCCGGGCTGTACGACTGA
- a CDS encoding VOC family protein: MRQLPSVVGPTELTNSFVGNLIQVCIVTRDHRKTLQGFVNLGIGPWTIRTVDRSNLSATYLGQPADFSVKLCLANSQNMNWEVIEPVSGRSLYSDFLESRGEGVQHLAFNCNGVAYDERVRQFVERGYRSVQQGVIFGGIEFHYFSVEDELHTVFEVYRVPPDFAFPAPDSWYPAPPPA; this comes from the coding sequence ATGCGGCAATTGCCGAGCGTGGTCGGGCCGACGGAGCTGACGAACAGCTTTGTCGGCAACCTGATCCAGGTCTGCATCGTCACGCGCGACCACCGCAAGACTCTCCAGGGCTTCGTCAACCTGGGAATCGGGCCGTGGACGATCCGCACGGTCGACCGTTCGAACCTGTCGGCGACCTATCTGGGCCAGCCGGCGGATTTCTCGGTCAAGCTCTGCCTGGCCAACAGCCAGAACATGAATTGGGAGGTGATCGAACCGGTCAGTGGGCGGTCGCTCTATTCCGATTTTCTGGAAAGCCGCGGCGAGGGGGTCCAGCATCTGGCGTTCAACTGCAACGGCGTCGCCTATGACGAACGCGTGCGCCAGTTCGTCGAGCGCGGCTATCGCTCGGTCCAGCAGGGCGTGATCTTCGGCGGGATCGAATTTCACTACTTCTCGGTCGAGGACGAGCTGCACACGGTGTTCGAGGTCTACCGGGTGCCGCCGGACTTCGCCTTCCCCGCGCCGGACAGCTGGTATCCTGCTCCACCGCCGGCGTAA
- a CDS encoding RNA polymerase sigma factor, which produces MPANFPAARRILSSDRVRLREGGVEHGKLAERQAARDGALARAAMNGCAESFCLLFERYRPRLYAAAVGLLGYGSDAEDAVHDTFLAAIGKLRQLRDPLAVGGWLYAILRNRCLMQRRRSRPQVGGDQADRHFREMPDEDRIESRIERRELRAWVWSALQHLPESLRATVVLRYFGSCDSYGEVAAILGVPVGTVRSRLSDAKARLAELLLAAAGGGDAEAEACQAERKAFYEDGFKELYRGRRDAFLSHYADDLHLVWSTGTQSRGRAHFDVEMDSDLATGVRFDPRRIMASGNLTVIEGPLQNPPEQPDLCPPACVLVMQEGARQVQRLHIHLSPRPLRPSDDNRVNMPKAGAAAELW; this is translated from the coding sequence GTGCCGGCGAACTTTCCCGCTGCACGCCGCATCCTGAGTTCTGATAGGGTGCGGCTTCGGGAGGGCGGCGTGGAGCACGGCAAACTCGCGGAAAGGCAGGCGGCGCGCGACGGCGCCCTGGCGCGGGCGGCGATGAACGGCTGCGCCGAGAGCTTCTGCCTGCTGTTCGAGCGCTATCGCCCGCGCCTCTATGCCGCCGCGGTCGGTCTGCTGGGCTACGGCAGCGATGCCGAGGACGCGGTCCACGACACATTCCTGGCGGCCATCGGCAAGCTGCGCCAGTTGCGCGATCCGCTGGCGGTCGGCGGGTGGCTGTACGCGATCCTGCGCAACCGCTGCCTGATGCAACGGCGGCGCAGCCGACCGCAGGTGGGCGGGGACCAGGCGGATCGGCACTTTCGCGAGATGCCGGACGAAGACCGGATCGAGAGCCGGATCGAACGCCGCGAATTGCGCGCGTGGGTCTGGTCGGCCCTGCAGCATCTGCCCGAATCCCTGCGCGCCACCGTCGTCCTTCGTTACTTCGGCTCCTGCGACAGCTATGGCGAGGTTGCGGCAATCCTCGGCGTTCCCGTCGGCACCGTCCGCAGCCGGTTGTCGGATGCCAAGGCGCGGCTGGCAGAGCTGCTTCTCGCCGCCGCCGGCGGCGGCGATGCCGAGGCCGAGGCCTGTCAGGCCGAACGTAAGGCATTCTATGAGGACGGGTTCAAGGAACTCTATCGCGGACGGCGCGATGCCTTCCTTTCGCACTATGCCGACGACCTGCACCTCGTGTGGTCGACCGGAACGCAGTCGCGCGGGCGGGCACATTTCGACGTCGAGATGGATAGCGATCTGGCCACGGGCGTGCGCTTCGACCCGCGGCGGATCATGGCCAGCGGGAACCTGACCGTGATCGAGGGGCCGCTGCAGAACCCGCCGGAGCAGCCCGACCTCTGCCCGCCGGCCTGCGTGCTGGTGATGCAGGAGGGCGCGCGCCAGGTGCAGCGTCTGCACATCCATCTGTCGCCGCGGCCGCTGCGACCATCCGATGACAATCGCGTGAACATGCCGAAAGCCGGGGCCGCCGCCGAACTTTGGTGA
- a CDS encoding 4-(cytidine 5'-diphospho)-2-C-methyl-D-erythritol kinase, protein MTAATRPEVAPAKVNLFLHVLGRRADGYHEIESLIAFAACGDRVTAAPAAGPALALHGPFAAALRASGPEADNLALRAERAFVQALGGPRLAIGLDKRLPLAAGLGGGSADAAAVLRLAARRAGIGDDDGRLAAVAAGLGADVPACLLNRPCLARGLGERLQPRERVPEVAAVLVNPGVALPTAAVFAAWSPQAAPAPCAPERIAGAGDAAALADALGETHNMLQPSACRLAPAVTDAIGALQSMPGCVLARMSGSGATCFGVFGNDRQAGDAAAAIARRQPGWWVRATRLLGWPAAVPEPA, encoded by the coding sequence TTGACCGCCGCGACCCGGCCGGAGGTCGCGCCGGCCAAGGTCAACCTGTTCCTGCACGTGCTCGGCCGCCGGGCCGACGGCTATCATGAGATCGAAAGCCTGATTGCCTTCGCCGCGTGCGGCGACCGGGTCACCGCCGCACCCGCCGCCGGGCCCGCGCTGGCGCTGCACGGCCCGTTCGCGGCGGCGCTGCGCGCGAGCGGCCCGGAGGCGGACAATCTGGCGCTGCGTGCCGAGCGGGCATTCGTGCAGGCGCTCGGCGGTCCGCGCCTCGCCATCGGCCTGGACAAGCGGCTGCCTCTCGCCGCCGGCCTTGGCGGCGGCTCGGCCGATGCGGCGGCGGTGCTGCGCCTCGCCGCGCGCCGGGCCGGCATCGGCGACGACGACGGCCGGCTTGCGGCTGTGGCGGCCGGACTGGGCGCCGACGTTCCCGCCTGCCTGTTGAACCGGCCGTGCCTCGCCCGCGGCCTCGGCGAGCGGCTGCAGCCGCGGGAGCGCGTTCCGGAGGTGGCGGCCGTGCTGGTCAATCCCGGCGTCGCCCTGCCGACCGCCGCGGTCTTTGCGGCCTGGTCACCGCAGGCCGCCCCGGCGCCGTGCGCACCGGAGCGGATCGCCGGCGCCGGCGATGCGGCGGCGCTGGCCGACGCCCTTGGCGAGACACACAATATGCTGCAGCCCTCCGCCTGCCGGCTCGCGCCCGCCGTGACCGACGCGATCGGCGCCCTGCAGTCGATGCCGGGCTGCGTGCTTGCACGGATGTCGGGCAGCGGCGCGACCTGCTTTGGCGTGTTCGGCAACGACCGTCAGGCCGGCGACGCCGCCGCGGCGATCGCGCGGCGCCAGCCGGGCTGGTGGGTCCGGGCGACGCGCCTGCTCGGCTGGCCGGCTGCTGTGCCGGAGCCGGCCTGA
- a CDS encoding peptidoglycan-binding protein: protein MAGSRSFDINALDEDTLQVARAAAEASGMSLEDWLARTLGDAIAQPEPDEASTSDSPFDAPPHGPGLASAPAEPVSPEELTTYMPGRMPAGGRFPPEPQGGPIDPDATVIAGGPDEAAASRPSPFAAAEPPRDAFATPSPGPAPAPFSTAPVDMAADGDLAGALAALAGSLASAVSSPRWSGRIDAVRRAAAGGATATPVAAAAFAAPRTSAAPPPLPETPPFAASMPREPQSGPREPVLQPPPAVPPAPAVVETPAPEPRSLLADETPAPGEPLLRPDEGDDELEQAIAAAQARRRNADGAAGRSRRRRGAGGWLVKGLAGVVGLAALAVVGVLGYTWLNPDTSIDQVTDDIARTADDAYQAVAGQIDSWLGNEPEQVDDGQGAAVPAEGSGGVDTATGPDAPAGDTAAASDAATTDRPDSTDDVATAATAETADMPAQTPPEPPAAPEASDTADAAGATRGVDAPAPAEPTPPPASTAAADDTPDTAVPPAADALPAEIAALQAQAEAGDAAAQRMLGQRYLNGDGVTPDTRNAYRWLEEAAVNADAEAQYLLGTLYEAGQGVDPDPLIAMAWYISASESGLPEASLRLGKIYRDGDLWPQNYDDAAELFRAAADARVAEAEYELAQLYDSGLGVDRSPLLAYLWFSRAAEQEFPQAAERVAALENRLSPDQLQTAREMMDAPPPTDTKLYGLQATLDGTIGSADQPAPDGAADGAADSQADAAAQPADSTNAAAQPPALGEPIAVPSTPQPATPGTGGQTIVVAPAPTGSTTPTIITVTPDATQQVATETTSDFIAPAPLSAAAIQEIQTILNALGYPSGSPDGVAGRRTAQAIRAYQTAEGLQPDGVPTLSLLARLRSEAR, encoded by the coding sequence ATGGCAGGCTCCCGCTCATTCGACATCAACGCGCTGGACGAAGACACCCTGCAGGTGGCGCGTGCCGCGGCGGAAGCCTCCGGCATGTCGCTGGAAGACTGGCTGGCGCGCACCCTCGGCGATGCCATCGCACAGCCCGAGCCGGACGAGGCGTCGACGAGCGACAGCCCGTTCGATGCGCCGCCGCACGGGCCCGGCCTCGCCTCGGCGCCGGCCGAACCGGTATCGCCCGAGGAACTGACCACCTACATGCCCGGCCGGATGCCGGCCGGCGGTCGCTTTCCGCCGGAGCCGCAGGGTGGCCCGATCGACCCCGATGCCACCGTGATCGCGGGCGGGCCCGACGAGGCGGCGGCATCCCGGCCCTCGCCATTCGCCGCCGCGGAGCCGCCGCGCGACGCCTTCGCGACACCCTCGCCCGGACCCGCACCTGCGCCCTTCAGCACGGCACCCGTCGACATGGCGGCCGACGGCGACCTGGCCGGCGCGCTGGCGGCGCTTGCCGGCTCGCTGGCGAGCGCGGTGTCGAGCCCGCGCTGGAGCGGGCGCATCGATGCGGTGCGCCGGGCTGCGGCCGGCGGCGCGACGGCAACCCCGGTCGCGGCGGCCGCATTCGCGGCACCGCGCACGTCCGCGGCCCCGCCGCCGCTGCCGGAGACGCCGCCCTTCGCCGCGTCGATGCCGCGCGAGCCGCAGTCCGGTCCGCGCGAGCCCGTGCTGCAGCCACCGCCGGCGGTGCCGCCGGCCCCGGCGGTCGTCGAGACGCCGGCGCCCGAACCGCGGTCGCTGCTGGCCGACGAAACGCCCGCGCCGGGCGAGCCGCTGCTGCGCCCCGACGAGGGCGACGACGAGCTGGAGCAGGCAATCGCAGCCGCACAGGCGCGCCGCCGCAATGCCGACGGTGCCGCCGGGCGCAGCCGTCGCCGCCGCGGCGCGGGCGGCTGGCTGGTCAAGGGGCTGGCCGGCGTCGTCGGGCTGGCCGCGCTCGCCGTGGTCGGCGTGCTCGGTTACACGTGGCTCAACCCCGACACCTCGATCGACCAAGTCACCGACGACATCGCCCGGACCGCCGACGACGCCTATCAGGCGGTCGCCGGCCAGATCGACAGCTGGCTCGGCAACGAGCCGGAGCAGGTCGACGACGGCCAGGGCGCGGCCGTACCGGCCGAGGGCAGCGGCGGCGTCGATACCGCCACCGGGCCGGACGCGCCGGCCGGCGACACCGCGGCGGCAAGCGATGCGGCGACGACGGACCGGCCGGACTCGACCGACGACGTCGCCACCGCCGCGACCGCCGAAACGGCGGACATGCCGGCGCAGACCCCGCCGGAGCCGCCGGCCGCGCCGGAGGCCAGCGACACGGCCGATGCGGCCGGCGCAACGCGCGGGGTCGACGCGCCGGCACCGGCGGAGCCCACCCCGCCGCCGGCATCGACGGCTGCGGCGGACGACACGCCGGACACCGCGGTACCGCCGGCCGCGGATGCGCTGCCGGCCGAGATCGCGGCGCTGCAGGCGCAGGCGGAGGCAGGCGATGCCGCGGCGCAGCGCATGCTGGGCCAGCGCTACCTGAACGGCGACGGGGTGACGCCCGACACGCGCAACGCCTATCGCTGGCTCGAGGAAGCGGCCGTCAACGCGGATGCGGAGGCCCAGTATCTGCTCGGCACGCTGTACGAGGCCGGCCAGGGCGTCGACCCCGACCCGCTGATCGCCATGGCCTGGTACATCAGCGCCTCGGAAAGCGGCCTGCCCGAGGCGAGCCTGCGGCTCGGCAAGATCTATCGCGACGGCGACCTGTGGCCGCAGAATTACGACGATGCCGCCGAGCTGTTCCGCGCCGCCGCCGATGCGCGGGTGGCGGAGGCGGAGTACGAACTCGCCCAGCTCTACGACTCCGGCCTTGGCGTCGATCGCAGCCCGCTGCTCGCCTATCTCTGGTTCAGCCGGGCGGCGGAGCAGGAGTTCCCGCAGGCGGCGGAACGGGTCGCGGCCCTGGAGAACCGCCTGTCGCCGGACCAGCTGCAGACGGCGCGCGAGATGATGGACGCGCCGCCGCCCACCGACACCAAGCTCTATGGTTTGCAGGCGACGCTGGACGGTACGATCGGCAGCGCCGACCAGCCGGCCCCCGACGGTGCAGCCGACGGTGCAGCCGACAGTCAGGCCGACGCCGCCGCGCAGCCGGCGGACTCCACCAACGCAGCGGCGCAGCCGCCGGCCCTCGGCGAGCCGATCGCCGTACCGAGCACGCCGCAGCCGGCCACGCCCGGCACCGGCGGGCAGACCATCGTCGTCGCGCCCGCGCCGACCGGCTCGACCACGCCCACCATCATCACGGTGACGCCGGACGCGACGCAGCAGGTCGCGACCGAGACCACGTCGGACTTCATCGCGCCGGCCCCGCTGAGCGCGGCGGCGATCCAGGAGATCCAGACCATTCTCAACGCGCTCGGCTATCCGAGCGGCTCACCCGACGGGGTCGCCGGCCGCCGCACGGCACAGGCGATCCGCGCCTACCAGACCGCCGAGGGGCTGCAGCCGGACGGCGTGCCGACGCTGAGCCTGCTCGCCCGGCTGCGCTCCGAGGCGCGCTGA
- a CDS encoding carboxymuconolactone decarboxylase family protein — MRIVFATRTRTPAASAALLAAVAAFAPAVADEPADALARTLAEIEGVFGRVPGFLEHFPDAALPGAWDELKAIELQDGALDVRTKALIALAVAAQIPCQYCIWEDTNAARQAGATDAQIEEAVLVAALERHWSTFLNGMQVDLDQFKHDLGGE, encoded by the coding sequence ATGAGGATCGTGTTTGCCACTCGCACGCGCACGCCGGCCGCAAGCGCCGCCCTGCTGGCTGCCGTCGCCGCGTTCGCGCCGGCCGTCGCCGACGAACCCGCGGATGCCCTGGCCAGGACATTGGCCGAGATCGAGGGCGTCTTCGGCCGGGTCCCCGGCTTCCTGGAACATTTCCCCGATGCGGCGCTGCCCGGTGCCTGGGACGAGCTGAAGGCGATCGAGCTGCAGGACGGGGCGTTGGACGTGCGGACGAAGGCGTTGATCGCCCTGGCCGTCGCGGCGCAGATCCCTTGCCAATATTGCATCTGGGAAGACACCAATGCGGCACGCCAGGCCGGCGCCACCGACGCCCAGATCGAGGAAGCGGTACTGGTCGCCGCGCTGGAGCGACATTGGAGCACATTCCTGAACGGCATGCAGGTCGATCTCGACCAGTTCAAGCACGATCTCGGCGGCGAGTGA
- a CDS encoding phosphonoacetaldehyde hydrolase yields the protein MPRFQAVVFDWAGTVIDFGCFAPMGAFVEALAAFGVAASIDDARGPMGLPKRDHIRALLALPHIGAQWTEAHGAAPDERAVDQVFRVFVPLNEEVASRHAALVPGAGPAVAALRARGLRIGSTTGYTRSIMARILPVAAAQGYAPDCLVCADDVAGGRPGPEAMQACLAALDIAAPALAIKVDDTEPGIAEGVAAGCVTVGVALSGNYVGRTPEQLLAMAPDAVAGLRDAAAERLRRAGADHVIDTVADLPALVALLDPG from the coding sequence ATGCCCCGATTCCAGGCTGTGGTGTTCGACTGGGCCGGCACCGTCATCGATTTCGGCTGCTTCGCGCCGATGGGCGCATTCGTCGAGGCGCTCGCCGCCTTCGGCGTCGCCGCCAGTATCGACGACGCCCGCGGCCCGATGGGCCTACCGAAGCGCGACCACATCCGCGCGCTGCTGGCGCTGCCGCACATCGGCGCGCAGTGGACCGAGGCGCACGGTGCGGCGCCGGACGAGCGCGCCGTCGACCAGGTGTTTCGCGTCTTCGTGCCGCTGAACGAGGAGGTGGCGTCCCGCCATGCCGCGCTGGTGCCCGGCGCCGGGCCGGCGGTGGCGGCGCTGCGCGCCCGCGGCCTCAGGATCGGGTCGACCACCGGCTACACCCGCTCGATCATGGCGCGCATCCTGCCGGTCGCCGCCGCCCAGGGCTATGCGCCCGACTGCCTGGTCTGTGCCGACGACGTCGCCGGCGGCCGGCCGGGCCCGGAGGCGATGCAGGCCTGCCTTGCCGCGCTCGACATCGCGGCGCCGGCGCTGGCGATCAAGGTCGACGACACCGAGCCCGGCATCGCCGAAGGGGTGGCGGCAGGCTGCGTTACCGTCGGCGTCGCGCTCAGCGGCAACTATGTCGGGCGCACGCCGGAGCAGCTGCTGGCGATGGCGCCGGACGCGGTCGCCGGGCTGCGCGATGCCGCGGCCGAACGCCTGAGGCGTGCCGGTGCCGACCACGTGATCGACACCGTCGCAGACCTGCCGGCGCTGGTCGCCCTGCTCGATCCGGGCTAA